TCGTTCAGGATCTAGGCAGAGAGGTGAGCTACCCTGCTGCAGGATGCCTGAAGAGGGTGagggttgtttggtttggatTCCCTCTCGTCCCCTGCCAAGAAACTTTGGCTCAGCAGAGAAGTAAAGGCTCGGACAGAGGCAAAAACTGtcttttgttaattttatagTAAAGAACATACATGACCAAGTCCAACTATTCCTGATAAACCTACTTTGCTAGAAAAATCAATCACACAAAATAGTACACACAGGTGTTTCAGTTGCCTTTCAGATGCAGATGAAACAATACAAAGATACTAAATGCAACCTGAAGCATTATCTTAATGTATTTcatcaaggaaagaaaacagcactgcTAGACATCAGTTTGAGTAATGCTATTTTAGCCGTAACACAGAGCTTTGATTTAGTTTAATACATCTATTATGAATAAGTAAATAGACTACAAAgattattatgtttttttacACATGGATTATTTCTTATGGAAGCCTTTGACATTCATATTAACATCTCTGAAcgtgtaacttttttttttgctcttatcAGAATAGATGGGTAAGTCACAGACTGAACGATCAGATAATGTCTAGCATTAGAAAGGTCCAAACCCAAACTAGTGCATGTGTGCTTCcattgaaaaaatgaaacaatgagTCTCCATGATATTAATGAAATGTTTCTGCTTCCCACTAACCTAAAATACCATACTGACCCATCAGACGTCAGCACAGGCTTTTCACTTGcttactttgctttttccagcAGTTTTATTGCTTCTTCTCTTCTATCCTGGTCTAGATACAGTATCGCCAGCTCCAGCAAGGCATTTGGAATTAGATAATGGTCATATTTTATCTTCTTCTCACTGCATTGGAAAAGAAATAGCCTCAAGATCTTGAAATGATATATTGTTTCCTTCATTTAACAGTTCCAAACACAAATAAAGAGGAGATTAGCTAAGATCAGAAGGAGCAATCAATCTCTATTGCAACACTTGTCATGTTCTCTATCCAAAGCTACTTTCCGGGttattaaatgtgtatttttcataaccatcctgctgtgcagtATGTTATTTCTCAGGATTACAGAATATTGCCTTTATTACAAGGAAATTATTAGAAAAGATGACAATATTATGAACTCTATCCATGTGAACTGACAAAAAGAGATGCCATTCACTGCATGACGTAGAGAAAATATCTCACAGTAAAAAGTGCAGATTTGCAATTCTTCTTCCATACATGCCTAACAATACCGGCAACTAAAATTGCAATTCCTTGATATCAAAGCAACTGAAATAAACACTAAAGATACTGCAGTCCTCTCCCTTCTATTCATATCACAGTTGCATCTCCTCTATTTGAAATGAATAGTTACTGAGAAATTCAAGAGCTCTGCTATATGCCAGGTATGAAAACTTACTTTAAATAGATATAATGAAAATGGTCTTCTGCTTCTGAGATCTTGCCCAGATGCTTGAGGCATAAACCCTTTAACAGTTTTATCACACATTGGTCATCTGCTAGTAATTCTGTAGCTGCAAGATGAAGTAAATAGCACATTTTAGAGCAGCAGAGACTTTTACACAGGTAGGTTCCATTTACTGGAACACAAGACAGAAGGAACTAACTGGTCAATTTAGTTCATTTAATGCAGAGACAAACATGCATCAACCTTTTCATAAATCAATCAAACTTTGTCTAAAAATCATTGGGCTGTTCTTTCCCTCCCTACTCCCACTGAAAGGTTATTCCACAATCTTATTGTTCTGACACCTAAAAACTAATTTGAAGTGTTCACTTTGGAAATATTGAGGTCCAATTTATAATCTCTTACCCTTATGCCTTTATTGCCTATTAGTATGTAtagctcttctcctttcttgaCTTTTAGTCACATGCTCTATTCGTAGGCAAGCGTTTCATCAACTCTCTACCTTTGGCTAAACAAAAACATGCCAGCCTTTGCTGCCTGCACCTCACATCCCCTCATCTTCTTACGATACCTTCTGTTCACCTCTTTTGAGTTTATACTTATGAGTGCTCAGAGTCTTACCAGCCTTACCAGTGCCCAGTTCAAACTCATTACTGACAACACCTTTTCTCCATCAGAAAATTTTTGCATGATACAttgcaaagaaaacatctgGCTTTTTCATAGACATTCCATATAGGCAGCTTAGTCTTAAAGTTTACAAGCAAGATCTTCAGTTTGCTTGCTCATTTCCAAGTCACGAAATATTAACTAAAAAGAACTTCTGCAAAATACATGATACTGCATCTTGTGCTATTGAATGTCATCCTGTTCTCACTACTCCAAACCTCACCTGGTTCTTCCTCTATCACTCCAGTTGAATAAATGCTGACACACACTGCACGAAAAAGCAGCTTCCCTTTGGACTatgcagctgtaggctttgaTAATACAACTGGAGTCACTTCTATTGTTAAGTCCCACAGAAGCGCATACATACATATGTCACCAAAGCAAATCCCAGGGAAGATGCCCAAAGACTATGCAGCAAACTGACTTAGAAGGAACAGGGCAAAAGTTGACACGTCAAGTATGTGCACAGCAAGATAACTCACGGCCACAAAAGAGGTATTTCATAATAATAAGAAAGCAGATCAGCTGTCTCTTCTGGACATCTGTCCCATGAACATGTTCACATGTACATATTTTCTCCACTTATAATATATCCTACAAAACTGCCCTGGATTGTATAAGCAAACATTTAGGGACCTATCCTAGACACAACTGTGCATATCAGATTTGCATTTCTAGACATTACTTCCACAACCAGTCTTCCTTTTACATCTTATATGGTATAACGTCGCTATGAGCACTTTCTCAGATTCATAATTTTATAGTGTTAGATTCTTGCATTATTAATCTAACAGtgagacagagaaaatacaatagTTTAGCTTTAAACACTGTCAGGAAAGCGTTCTTCTAAGATGTCACCttcactggaaatatttttctgttctctttcacaattaattaaaaaggagATAGCTTTAGCCAGTCTTTCAGGCAACTCTTTCAAATCTTGCATAACAAAATGCACACAGGAAGACCAAGGTCCTAGAAAAGACTGCAATGCAGTGATTTAGTGATTCCTTGACAGTGGATGCAGTGATTCCTTTGTCAACAGGGGCGTCATCCTTTTGCGGGAAGGTAGTACACAAtaataagataaaatatttagtaaGGGAAAACTTTGTGAGAAAAGCTGTGCAGGCTGGTTGCACTCCCATAGGAGCTGGGAAAGATTGGCAAGAAATAAACATCAATTAAACTTTCTCATGGATGGCTAATTAACAGACTGACAGAAGATGTGGTAGCAGAGCCTGTTGTAGTTCAATGCTGTCCCCTCTCTTACGCTCATTCATAGTGCAAAGGAAGCCCATCCCTGGTGTCCCAGCTTTCTATAGCGTACTGTTGACACACCAACACCATTCAGCCCAAGGACACATCATAAATTGACAgcacttttaaaacagaagactgACTTGTCTCCTTCTATTTATgcttcaaaactgaaatacagcatCTGAGGATAACAAAGCTTCACGATCCAAGTAATCAAGTCAATGCATATGCTGATTTTGATCTAGCAAAATAAACAGTCCTTTAATACACATCATAAACTACTCCTAATACACATCTGTGGATGGAAAATCACTTGGTACTATTGTAAGTTATTGctatatttaaaaggaaaattattcctATCTGTGTAAACAGTTTATGGTTTCATTATCTATGTTCCTCCTATGATCAGATTAACTTTACTAATGAGTGTCTCTCTTTATTCACAGATAGTATCTTTAGCTATTGCACTGTAAAATACCTGCTTATACCATATCACTGATTACCTGAACTTCTTGCCAATGCAGCTTCTGCTTCAATTAAAGTCTCTAACATGCCTTCTGTTAAGTTGGGACATTTTCCAATTACAGCATAGCCATTCCAGATATACATCATTTCCTAGGGTCAGGGAGAAATGACAGCATCATTAATTACAGTACTGGATAAATGCAGTTATCAAATACTTCAGGTTATCTCTGTATGATGAAAAAGTTACAGATTCCTTAAACAAAAAGTCAGTTtgtcaaaacatattttcattgcaACTGAAAACTTGTTACATTGGTTTTCAGAACAAATTAGCCCTGGAAGACCACTAAAGAGCCATTTACGACACACAATGCAAGGACGATTGCTTGAACAGAATGCAAACACGATCTCACTTATAGATGAAGGCAAGTACCACCAAAACAGACAGACTTAAAGCATTCATGGCACATGGCTAACTGTCACTTGATTAAGGTCTCCTCTTGCTTTTCAGTTCTATCCCAGCCAGGGCAGTAATAACTAACTACAATGTATTGCTTCcatagaaaaatatgaaatctcagggcaacaaaacaaaaagaaaaccaaaacccctAACCTTTAAGCCAAGCTTCAAACAAACCAACAGAATTTTAGAGCCGAACTGTAAACCACTTCCTCAGGTTTGTTTGATATTCCCACAAAATGAAACTTCCTTCTTATTCAACTGTTCTTAAGagtaaattttattaaaaactattGGTTTAATTCCTATTTGTTACTGGAGTTCTCTCTTAGAGTGTATCACCAGATCAAATGTGCCCATTGCCATTAGCAATCACAACGTTAAAGATGGAAATACTATATGGACATACTACTGGTCCTCACGGTCCTCAgttatttcttctatttatttatatgacCTAGTCTGTATTTGATAATTTTAAGCTCTTCCATAAAATTTCTGTATAGAATAACTGAGTTCTAGAACTCCAGTACAAAAAGCTGTCAGATTGGAATAGATGAAACAGTATGTTAACCCCAGTCACTGCTGCTTTCACCATCTGGTGTCTATTGATTGGAAAACCTGTGCTGAACTTACTGTATCTAGTGCAGATCTGTTAACATGGTTTTGACACAGAATTACTCAAACTACACTTATTCTAGGCTAAATCTCTGAGCCAACACTTGGTTGAGGACTTGCTCCTCTCAGCAAGTGCCttcacagtgaaaagaaaaatccaggaGATGAGGTTCTGCACCCAATTCCACATTCTGAGTGCTTTTCACTGTTCAGCTGCGGCATCTGCTGCCTCAGAAATGCAACTGCAGCAGAAACAAAGGACGCAGCAGTGCCTGAGCTGTCAGTACAGAAACCTGTTCTGCTAAAATCCCATCAGAATAGCCCAGCCAAACCCCAGGTGTGTACGTTTCTTACTCTCTACAATCTCTGAAACCTGAAAGGCAAATCAAAGTAACCTaattatttctctcatttcagtCTTATGACTTAGTGGAAAGTGGCCCCTAGTGAATACCCACACTATGCTGTAATAACTATATTTCTTCAAGAAGCACTGTGTCACCTACCCAGCTGGTGGGCTGAGAAATGACTACTCACTGGTGTCTCCAAGAAGCTCTCCTTATTCAGGCATTTTCTTAAAGACTATTTACTAATTATCCATCTCTTTCTCAAATGCAACAGCTCAAAGCACTGCAAATGTTAACACCACTGCACTCTGCAAACCTGTGGGCTCAAAATCCTTTGATGTTCTTTTACGTGTTCTTTGCAGACATTTTTGTAAGTGCACCATGAGCAATGCAATGGGTGCCTTACGGAGCTGTTCTCACCTGGCCACAGGGAACTGGCCAGCATTACAGgcaaaaaagaagggaaaaaaaaatcaacagtatGCAATAGTTTTCTGGAGTGGTAAAGAATATGGCTGTTTCATCCCGGCACCCGCAGGTTGCTCTGGAGAGCACCAAATTGCAGACATTCAGGGGCACATTAAATAGACGCCTACATGCAGTTCCCAATTCTTGCATTGTTTCCTTGATCCCCCCGCCCTCCCTTGTACCTTAAAGTCTTCTTGTCGTAGTCTCAGTAAATGACACATGGCAGAAGAGACCTAGGGCAAAGCTCCTCAAAAGTGAATCAGAAGAAAGCTATTAGGAGCACACTAGCCTATAGCTGGAATAATGAGTTACACATGCAACACGTTTACGTGTCACAAACAACTGGCTTAGTTCCCTGTGGCTGGTGCATGCCCCAGTTTTACAGCATTCCTCACATTCATTTGGCTTTGCTTTGGGAACATTCCAGTCTCCTGCTGAGGTTTTACCTTAGAAACATGGAAAGATACTattctctcatttttatttccagaaattaaaaaaatgctaataatGGGGTGTGTGTATATTTCTAACTTACCAAAGGTGGAACAGGCAAAGGAACGGGGTTTGAAGAAAGATATCGTCGAGCTTTCCGAATTGCAAACTTTTCTGTAGGCAGTGATTTCCCTgcaattttcagtttcaaactGGGAACAATCCTGaaagtttaaaggaaaacataaggaatttttcctttgtgaacctctgggaaaaaaacattcggattttaagagaaaaaaaaaatcaaaccaaaagaacttaaaaaagcTGTTATACACTGAGCTATTGCTGCCTCTAAGGAAACTGAGCAATACATATTcacaaaagctgtttttatGCAGGGCACATATATCTCTAGGCTTCCTCTTTAAtcaagcaggaggaagagggattCTTCCCTACCCAAAGAATAAATTAGATGATGCACCTAACTTATAAAGGGCCCATCTCTCTTCACAGACTAAGAAAAAGGCAAGCTAGCTTTTGTCATTGTTCCTCCCATTCTCCCAAAGACCAAACTAATTCACTTTGTAATGGATCTCAAATCCAGTGAAATCTGCTTGTAATGATTATATAAGACATGGAAGGGCTGAAAAGTTATCAATAGATTGTAAGCACATAAAAAAGTGATATTTAGATTTTAtagaaaaattgtaaaaaacaaagtaatcaACTTTCTTTGGCCCAGCAAAGTTTAGGCATTTTTGAGTTTAAACATTACAATTAGGTTAATTCACTGTGTTAATAATGCATATATTCACTTGCACATTTCACTATTTCGTATTCTTCTCAGACTCAAAACCCAAGAATCAAGTTGTACTGCTGTTGCCTCCACTAAGGAGGCACACATCTCGTAGCATAATCCATTGAAGGCTTCCAGATCTTACATGCCATTttgattaaaggaaaaaaacgaAAAGGAATGTGAATACTAcatgcaacagcagcagccactgtATGGCTGACAGACCTAATATCCTGTCTCTAAAGTATTTCCAGGCCAGCAGAAATCTGCTGTCTGAACTCAGGGTCTGCTTTAGTCTAAGGGAAGGTTTCATTCTGCAATTTCCTACCAATCCAATGCTACTTGCATAGATCCTCCGAACTGCACAACGAATAGTTTTGCCTCTATTGCCCCAACACTGTGCCATGAAAAGACAGGAACTCTTGTAACTGGGAGTTAGCAAATTTTACCTAAATAATTCAACTTCGCTGTCTCCAAAAGGACTGCAGTCATCTGGTCCAAACATACTGAGATAAGCAGCTTTCATGTAAATGTAAGTAGCCTGCAAATGCAATCAAGAATATctgtacagaaaaatgaatttacagCATCACCATTACTGACATAAAGCACAAAACAGCAACACAGAAGAAGTTGCTCCTTTTGCTCACAAACAGACGTAATCTTACACAATTTTAAGCAGGAGGTAAGTATTTTAGAAAGGGGagtacagaattttttttatcttgtatGTCTTTGCTTACTTTGTTTCAGCTTATAGTTTATGTTCACATTTCAAGAACAAATGTCATGTTTGTGTAAAGTGGATTTTTATTGCTCTCAGGAATACATGCTAGGAAACTCATGAAAAGGTCatgctcagagaaaaaaaataccactatGCAGTCTATGTGTCCAATCACAACTTGGTAGCATCTCTCAAATATTAGGTTCTAGAGAACATGAAACAGTTTTTGAATGGCTTCATGATTCCAGATTACAAAAAGTACTGATTTCATAGGGATTCCTGAGCAATCATACATTCAGCAaccaaggaaagcaaagcagttgGTGAGTTCTTGAGTAGTGCTTTAAGGGATCTACAGCAACCCTAGCAGTCTCCTAGAATATTTTAAGCTgtgattatttatttacactGGACTCATAACAGTGCATCTATGTGACCATCTTTCATTTAGCTCATGTAGTTACTAGTTTGCTACTATCCCATTGCACTGTAGATTACATATTAATAGGAAGcatcttctctgcttctctaaGGCCCCTGCAATATAGTCTAAAACTCTACAAGCAGTTTAAAAGGATACATGTTAATATTAATCCTACAGCATTTCAGGATATATTAAAGCTTTTAGCCAGGTGGTGCACCCCGGCTGTGGGAGTTCGTGGGAGCTATTCAGGGGAGTGCACCTGGCTGAACGCGTTGCTGGAATCCCCAGGGGCACAGGGGGTCCATACTGCAGGTTTCACCCAAGCGGGAGCACAGAGAGCTGCTCTCACCTGGTTGCTTGGACTTTATCTCGGTTTTGGTTCCACGTGGCCAATACATACAATGTGTAgtagaaaaaacagagataCCCTCCCCACACACATAGTCTGATGACATTAAGAAGAAACAACCCAATAAACCTCCAATGAACCACACACACCCCCTAGCCAGACTTAATCCCTTCTGACAGCTTCCCCTGGGGCTTGTGGGaagacagagggaagaaagcTACCATGGTTCTGGATGGAAGAGCTTCTCCCTTTCAGATACACAGGGCAAGGTGCAACAGACACTACAGGGCCTTCCACCCTCCTGTTCCACTTAACTTACCTTTGACcaagtgttttctttgcttaGCAGGTCTGCATAGAAGAAAGCCATCTTCCACTGGCGCTTGTAGGTGAAGCACCACATGAGCTCCCAGTAACACATGTGATGAAACTGCTTCCAGTACTGCTGAGCCTCGCAACATTCTTCATACCTATTAACTGCCTGAACACAGAGATTTCCAAACACTGCCTTAATCATGTATAAATGCACACACATCAGTGCTGTAATAGACACTGGGGCTCCATGATCTGCTGGCATGGCTCCTGCAACTTCCAAATTATTAACAGCCCAGTATTGCCCAAAATCATGTCTGTTGGCTTCACACAAGAGATCCTTGGTTCCAGTCTTCCTGGTGTTAGCAAGTTTACCCCTGCCACAGAGCTCCCCAGTCTTGGAAGTTATATTAAGTCCTAAGCATAGACAGAACGTATGTTTGTGTCTAGGGAAATTAGGAAACTAAAGTCAGAGGACAGATGCTCAGCTGACTTTTATTGTTGCAGCTCCAAAGACTTCAAGGGAGCTACTGCACTGCACACCAGCTGATACTCTGTCTCATGAGTATTTTCGACACGCATTCTTCACCTTCCTAACTCTTTCAAGCCCTGTACGACTCTCCACTCAGACTGAAGGCAAAGGATTACCACTGGATGTTATTAAAGGCACAAGTCGCTTCAGGACAGGAAAGACAATAAGAAAACTGTGTCATTAATACTGGTGGACTAGATTATCACCAAAAATTGCAAAGGATAGCAAAACGAGCTGGTCAAACAAGCTAgtcaaaatagttttcaaaattCCTATTTGTAATTCATAAACTATAAATTACATATAGGCCAAAGCCACAGGAAGCATTagccaaaaagaaaatggtgtTCCTGGAGGATTTTTTCGTAAAACTTTTGAGACTTACTTTCCCAATAGCAAAAGGATTACTTACCGCATCAATATTACCCTTTAGTGTTTCTATCCTGCCTGCAAAAAACAGGAATATGGCTCcctgtaataaataataataaaaatacaagtattCTATAACAGTTTTCAAGCTGACCATACAGTCTAGATCTTTGTTATTTGGcaagaaaacattaaacaatCATGCCAACTAAATTATGATTCATTTTACCTTTGGATAGCGAGCCAAGTAAGGCTTAAGTAGTCTTTCTGCCTCCtcaacatttccttttcctgtccctagaacacataaaaatgcaagtgataaaaatagtaagaaaagaaaaaagaacaacaaaaaaaaaaagaacaggaacgCAAGGTACTGATTAGCCAACCTCATCTGGACAATACATAAGTTCCTCTCTGATAAGTAAGGCATAAATACAGGTTGGCGTTGCACTAAGCCAGCAAGCAGGAAGACCTGAACAACACTGTGCTTACTGACTTGAAAACTCACTTATGCACAGCCCAACACATTTTGTAGAATGCTTTAGCAGGAGGTTAACAGGGAAGTGTATCTCAGCGGGAAGCTATCACCTCCCAAAAGATTCAGGGATGACATATAAAGATGAACGAAGTATTCAGGAAGTCATCACTTACAGCCATTATTTTAACCTCCCAAATAATGCACCTGAAGACTGAAGATAGATTTAGTTCTCACAACTTCCTTTGCTATCCCCATCTTCTCCCTTCTTATGTGTTAAACAAACCTCCACCTTGAAGATTAAGATGCTCTCTTCAGTTATGATCACTATTGTAAAATCACCCACAAACGAGTCATATTTAGTCTGATCACGAACAAACAATTCAGCAACAAATAAGTGATGGAATCATCTCTTTCCCCTCTGTGTCCCACAAGAACTAATCAAATCCAAGAGTTATTATAAACAATCTTACCTAACACAAAGGTCATGAAAGTATGATAGCAAAGCAACAGCATGGTACACAGCACCGACCTAAAGCTGTATGATGATGCTCCTTCTTGAAGCTGCAGTAGACCACGCTCCTGTGCAAACAGAGGTGAGGAGGACAAAGTATTGGAAAAGAACCAAAGCTGTGTTCTGTTAGTTTGTTAACTTCTGCAGTGTCACCTACAGATTGCGCACTCATCAAATTCCCAAAATCCACTGACATACCTTGCTTACACAGCAATCAAAGATAAAAACACACATATGAAGTTATCTAACAGTTTTTCATGGAGTTACTGCTTAGCCTGGAAAACATCTGATGACAGAGCAGCAATCTGGGTTTTAATCTGGGTTTTATTACATGGTTAACATAAGACAACTTATCACCATCATCCAAGTGCTGCTAAATGgcattcctgaaagaaaaaccaCAGAGTTTTGAAATGCAAGGCATATAACACTTATGGCCATTGTGCAGTGTATCCATCTTTGTTATTCACTGCATAAGCAAGTTAaagatatcaagaaaaaaaataaaatccgcAACTAGCAGGGCAAAGGATAATAGGGCAAAAGGATGTTTTTAAGTATGTTAAGAACACAAGAGCTTTGCAATGATGTTGGCCCACTACCACCAGTggaaaaatatgatgaaaagaagaatatttCTGTTCCCTGTGGGAAGAACTAAAGCAATCAAGTGTAACGCTGTATTCATATGCAATGAGAGCATGACGGATAACCAACCTTAAGGATTCAACATCCTGAGGCAACAGCATTTAGCAGCCCATTCTAGAAATGGCTCTATGATATCAACAGCAACAATATAAATGCACAAACATATTCAACATGAGATCTGCCTACTAGTGAATATGCACAGTAAGATATCCACTGTGTGCTGGggaaaattctgtttaaaagttACACTATGACTGCAGTGGAAAGTTACTGGAACATGATGTATGTGACTATAAGGACATCCTTTCAAACCAGCTACACTATAAATAGGGACCCTGAGGGATGCCTATCAGAGCCGCTGCGGAAGGTATCAGAGAGAGCACTCGGAGCGTGATCTCAACACagatttttgggttttgtgtgtcCTTGCTGACAGGAGGGTGTTACACTGCCTCACCTTTACCACTTACTGTGCGAACCCTGAAGCCTGTAATCACATTCTAGTTTTCCTCATACATGTACTTTTCCACTTAACTAGAGCGGTTAATTGTTTTCACATAAATACAgttattttgtgtttctaaaatatcttaatttacTACATTAATTACTGTTATAGGGAAACGTACCCTTAACACACATACTTGCAGGTCAATTAGTATGACATCTAGTATggacaaaataatgaaaatactgacttGCATGTCACTTCAGAAGAAGTTAAAGATGGTAAAATCATTACTGAAAATCAATAACTTAATGGAAATCAAGCACTCAACAAATAAAGCCaacttcattttctgctgaGAGCAAAAGTTGCATTGATACAGATAACTAACAAAATATGATATACTCAGCTTCTTTAAACTGCCCAGATGATACCCACAAatattcaaatttttttaaaaagtagcacTGTAGCACTGCAAGGTAGAAGACAAAATGTTCTGTGGAATTaattttgggagaaaaaaattccaaagtAGATTTccaaagtagatttttttttcaagtgaaaagTCTTCAGGCTGTATATTCCACTGAGCCTTTACTGAGATCAGTACTAGGCCTTACAATGTTTGACATCTTctatataatataaaaatacatataaaatggCTGCTGATCACATTTGTGAATAGCACTAACAATGATAGAGAAACAAATTATATTAGTCATATAGAACAATTTAATTATTTGTCAAGTTGGTCTCACTTATGTAGTTTAGTccccaaaatgtattttaatacagCCAAACACAAAGTTATCATCTGTATGAACAAGGAATGCGATCCACACCCACCCTAGTGGGTCTGCCTCCTGGAAAGCAGTAACCGGGTTAAGAACATCGCCCATTCATCAGAAGAGGGCTGTAAATCCAGCACACTTGAGACTAAATTGTTAAACCGGGTAGTTACACAGGTATGGAGGTATGGGAAGCTCACCGAGCAAGTTAGTTCACTCTGTGGTATGTCCATAATCCTATTTTGTCCAGTACAGGTATTGAAGAATGCTTACTTTTCACTCTGCCACTTGAATACCTCAAACTTTCTATATTAAAGTAACAATATAATCAGTAGACagagtctggaaaaaaaaagaaatctagaaGTAGTTGTTATTAGTATTACAACACCTGCTTTTAGAAAAGGCTGCAAcaaagctgcttctcctcaAAAAAACTCTTGCAAACTGCTTCTGTTATGATGAGAGCCCCAGGAAAGTGGGATGATGAAGGGTA
This DNA window, taken from Nyctibius grandis isolate bNycGra1 chromosome 8, bNycGra1.pri, whole genome shotgun sequence, encodes the following:
- the TTC39A gene encoding LOW QUALITY PROTEIN: tetratricopeptide repeat protein 39A (The sequence of the model RefSeq protein was modified relative to this genomic sequence to represent the inferred CDS: deleted 1 base in 1 codon), yielding MALHECMAALDLFLNNKFSDALASLQAKTKDSMYHALTYATILEMQAMMTFDPQDILNAGNTMKEAQATCQKMTTLTFCRFRKKSTVADSINNLVHRQSLEHFTEEEIHAEICYAECLLQRAALTFLQDENMVSFIKGGIKVRNSYQTYRELDSLIQSPHYVKGENHLHFEGGVKLGVGAFNLTLSMFPARILRLLEFVGFSGNKERGLLQLQEGASSYSFRSVLCTMLLLCYHTFMTFVLGTGKGNVEEAERLLKPYLARYPKGAIFLFFAGRIETLKGNIDAAVNRYEECCEAQQYWKQFHHMCYWELMWCFTYKRQWKMAFFYADLLSKENTWSKATYIYMKAAYLSMFGPDDCSPFGDSEVELFRIVPSLKLKIAGKSLPTEKFAIRKARRYLSSNPVPLPVPPLEMMYIWNGYAVIGKCPNLTEGMLETLIEAEAALARSSATELLADDQCVIKLLKGLCLKHLGKISEAEDHFHYIYLNEKKIKYDHYLIPNALLELAILYLDQDRREEAIKLLEKAKQNYKNYSMETRTHFRIQAALHQAKSAPENGMHSGASAVS